DNA from Actinomyces sp. oral taxon 897:
ACGTGGATATCGACGTAGGTGCTCATAGTCAGTTCTCCGATTCTGGTGTGGTAGTGCGGTCGGTGCGGGACGCTGAGTCAGCGCCGTCTGCCGTGGACATAAAGTGGTACTGGCGGGCCCAGACCAGGCGGACCTCCTTGGCCCCGCCCGGACGCTGGAAGCGGACGATGTCGTCGGCGAGCATGGCGTGGTCCAGGGTGATTCCCCGGGCCCGCAGCAGGGAGACGAGGTCTCGTAGGTGGTGGCGCAGCTCGGTAATGGTGGTGGAGGTGACCAGGGCGTTAAAACGCTTACGGGCCGACGGGTTCTCCTGGTCGGGAGGACCGATCAGCTCTCGGGAGGCGTGCCCCAGCCCCTTACCGGGGTGGAACATGGGGTCGGTGCGGGACTGCTGGTGCACGGCGTAGAGGGTCATGGCGGTGTGGACGGCAATCTCCTCCCGGGTGGGGGCGTCACCCGCGTCGTCGGGGACCCTTACCTGGGTGAGTGCCCAGGTGGCGGGGACCTCCCCGGGCTCCCGGGTCACGGCGCCGCGCAGTGCCGCCATCTGCTCACGGGCCTGAGCCTCGTTATGCAGGTAACGACTCTGCAGCCCGTTCTTACCGCTCACACGCTGGCTCACGAGCCTGCCGGTAGCCCCCAGGGAGGGACGTCGTCGGGATTGGGTGGTGCCTCCCGAATCAGGAGGTGTCCTGGTATCCGCTGCGGTCATGCTGATGTCCTTTCTCCGTCCTCGACGGGTGCGTCCTGCGACTTGGCTGGTGGTATCGCCTTCTTGAGCGCGATACGGAAGTAGGTCAGGGCGCGGCCCACGTCCATGCGCCCCTTGCCCTCACCGCGCCCGGCAAAGGCGGTGTCGGGCACGGCCGAGGTGAGTGCCTTCTGCTGCCTCCAGGCCTCGGAGCGCAGCAGGGCACGCCACTCATCGCGGGCCTCGGCGGGGTCGGCCTCGTCCAGGGAGGCCAGCCAGGTGGGGAAGCGCTCGTCAATCACCTGGTAGAAGGCGGCCCCGGCACGGCCCCGTGCGGCCGTGGCCGTGTCCGGGCTCCCTCCGCACGCCCTGTCCAGGTTCGCGGCCAGGTTCCGCAGCGCGGAGGCAGCTCTTTCCGTCTCCTCCATAGCGTCGTGGACGACCCCCACCAGGCGCGTGCTGCTCGGATCCAGCAGACCGGCTGGCAGGGACAAGGCGTCGTCGACCAGCTCGGAGACGACCGCCTCCTGGGCCCCGTACTCCATGCCGACGGCGTGCACGGGAATAAGACCGCTCAGTGGCACAATGCCCTGGAGCATGAGCTCCTGGTAGAAGGAGATGACACCGGGGGAGCGGTACCGGGGTACCTCACCGGCACCCTTGACCGTGACCCGGGGGCTCAGCTGGGCGACGAGCGTGGACAGCCCTCGCCAGAAGGCCCGGTCCGTGGGCAGCTTACGGGGCATGTAGACGGTGGCCTTGAGCTTCTTGGTCTGCGGCTCGGAGTAGCGCCATGCGGTCATGGGCTCGACCAGGTAGCGGTTCTGGGGGGTCGCCTTGTCCCCGTTGCCCAGGAACAGGCTGGTGACGCGGGTATCGCCGTGGAGGAGGACGCGGCGTGTCTGCCACGTGTAGCAGGACACCGGGCCGGTGGGCTCCAGGGTGAGCGAGCCCGCGGGGGTGTCCGGCTCGCACTCCCACGGGGGCAAGTCCGTGGCCGGGTCCACGTCGAGGCCGTCGGCCACCTCGCAGACGACGGTATTGAGCAGCAGGGTGCGCTCCAGGTCCTGCCCGGTCACGGACACGACACCGATCTGCCCCGTCCAGCCGGGACCAATGGGGTACCCCTTGCCTCCCTTGACCTTAGGGTCGCCGGCAGCGCCTGTGCGTATGCCGGAGGGGTCGAAGGCGTGGACGTGCACCAGCCACCGGGCCGCCTCCGACCAGCTGACGGACTCCAGGCCCTGGGCGATCCGGGTGGTGAAGAAAGGATCCCCGTTGGGGACGTCCGCAATGAGGGACTCCAGGCTCGAGGTCTTCCCGGAGGCGGCGTGGATCCCTGCCACCTGGAAGAAGGGGTGCTCCGGGTGGCGCAGGTCAAAGCGGTCCCGGTAGTCCTCCAGGTAGGCGACGGCGACCCGTCCCAGGGTCCCGGGGGCGTCCCAGTACTCCTCCCAGGTCTCCAGGTCCTCCGGTCCGTCCATGACGCGGTGGCAGACTGCCAGCAGCAGGCGCAGTATGGCCACGTCCTGGCTGGCGATCTCGCCGTGGATGCCGGCAATGTCCGCCGCCTCGCGGAAGACGGTCAGCAGTGAGACCTCGTCAGGGGTGCCGTTGAGCCGGGTCACCCGTATCCAGGGCTCGTCAAGAAGGTTAAAGCTGGGTGTTTCCATTGTCATTGAGGGCTGATCTCCTTCAGTCCGGTGGTGGGGGAGTACTCGAGTGTCTTGCCGCCCAGGTGGGCCCGGCCGTCCTCCAGGACCAGGAAGAGCTGGCCGCGCAGCTGCGGCTCGTCCTGCCAGGCAGGAACGACCCACCGCTCCAGCTCGTCAATGACCTGGTCGATGACGCGCGCGTTGGACAGGCTCGCGGGCAGCCTCACCGCGGACAGGGCCATGGCGCGCACGACCTTCGGGTCAGGGACGCGGTCGGTCGGGATAATGTGCACCGTGCCGCCAGGCCGGCACGGCAGGGTACGTGGCTCCTCCTGGCCACCGTCCCGGTGCAGATCCAGGAGGATGACCTCCAGGGAGTCCTCGCCGTCGCGCACCTGGGCCCGACCCTTCTCCTCGTTGTCCGAGGCGGTCGTGTGCAGCCAGCCCACCAGTGAGGTGCTCCTCCCCGACTTCTTCGGCTCATCGAGAAGGAATCCCTGCGCCGATTTGAACTTGTCGGATCGCTCCTTCTCATACGCCTCCCTGGCCTGGGACACAGTCTCCCGCCACTTGGGTGGTACCGGGGCGTCGGCTCCGTAGACGGCCTCAATGAGGTCGTGGACGTCGTCGGGCACGGTGACCACCCCGAGGCCGTCGAGCACCCGGTCCAGGGCGGCCGCGCTCATGAGCATGTCCTGCTCCCCGTAGATCGCCTTGGCGCCAGGCTCCACGGCCGGGTCGTCAGAGGTGGTGGAGGGCAGGTAGTCGATGTAGCAGGTAGGGGTGGCAAGCCGGGGCGGGCGAGGCCGGTTGTGGCGGTGGAGCCGGCCCATGCGCTGAAGGACCAGGTCAATGGGGGCCAGGTCGCTCACCAGCAGGTCGAAGTCCACGTCCAGGGACTGCTCCACCACCTGCGTGGCCACGACGACCGCCCGGTGCGGCCGATCGGGGCGGCTGCGCGGCGGCCCGAAGCGGCGCAGCAGGTCGGCGTCCTTGGCCAGGCGGTCCCCAATGGTGAAGCGGGCGTGGTTGAGGCCCACGTCCTCACCGAAGGTCTCACGCAGCAGCTCGTAGGTCTCCTGGGCGCGCCGCACCGTGTTGCGCACCACCAGGGCGCAGCCGCCGTCGGCCAGCGCCTCTGTCAGGAGCGGGACCAGGGCGTCCTTGGTCAGGCGCCTGAGGTGCACCGTGCTGCGCCGCCCCGAGGCCGACGTCGCGGTGACCTCGGTGCGCTCGCGCCCCGCGGTGACCAGGCAGGGGAAGGGCGTGCGCAGGGCCTGGGGGGTGGGGGTCCTGGGGACCTGCTCTCCCGCGGCCAGGCGCAGGCCGCGCCGGTAGGCGTCGACCAGGGCGGTGCAGCGCGCCTCGGACAGGGTGGCTGACAGGAGCACCACCGGCACGCCGTAGGAGGCGAGCCAGGTCAGGGCACGGTCCAGGTAGACGTTCATGTAGGTGGAGTAGGAGTGCACCTCGTCCACGACGACCACCTTGCGGCTCAGCCCCAGGTGCCGCATGGCCAGGTGAGGGGCGCGCATGGCCTCAAAGAGCAGGTGGTCCACGGTGGTGACCACGAAGTCGGCGAGCATGGTCTTCTTGCGCCCGTTGAACCAGGCCAGGATGGCCAGGTCGGCCCGACGGCGCCTCTTAGTGCTGGCGGTCCGGCTGGTACGGGCCTCCTCCTCGTCCCAGCCGATCCCGGCGGGGCGCGGGACGGAGTCGGCCTGTCCGCCGAGCGCCCCCAGGAGCCGGTCGCGGATCTCGTAGCCGCGCCTGCGCAGCACCCGGGCCTCCTCATTGAGCCGGGCGCGACCGTGCACGAGCTGGACGGCAAAGTCCGACGGCGCGCCCCCGGCGGCGTAGGCCTCCTCGATCCGCTCCAGCCAGGACAGCTCACGGGAGAACATGGCGTCCGTGGTCGCCTGGGTGGGCAGGGCGAAGAGCACCCCGGCCCGGCCGGTCCGGGCGGCGAGCACCTCGGCGGCCATGAGGGCGGCCTCGGTCTTGCCGCCTCCTGTGGACTCCTCGACAATGAGCATCCCCGGCAGCTCCATGGTGCGGGCCGCCTCCAGGGTGCGTGCCTGCACGTCGGTGGCCCGGGCTCCCCCGGGTAGCTCAAAGCGCTGGGTGAGCAGCACGTCGGGGTCGGCGCCCTCGTCACGGGGGTGCCACGGAGCGGGAATCTCCAGGCGGGACCGGCCGGTGGCTACCCGTTCGGCGTGGGCGTCGGGGGAGAGGTGGTCCAGTCCGTCGTCGTCCAGGGGAAGAAGAGGGAAGTACGCCTCCGTGGAGGCGAGCCAGTCCGCCACAATGACCAGGCCCGAGAGCTCCACCAGGAAGGGCTGGGACCAGCGGTGCCGCCCCCAGCCGGGCAGCAGGGGCCCCGCACCGGTGCGGGCTGTCACGAGCTCAAGGAGCTCACGCTGGGTGGTGGCCCACGCCTCGTCACCCAGGAGGTGCTCGTGCCCGCTGAGATCGTTGGTCAGGGCCGCCCTCGTGGGCGGGATGCCGTGGTGGGCGCCGACCACGGAGGCCAGGGCCTGGGCCGCCCCAGGCGCCCAGCCGTGCTCGCCCGTGAGCCAGGACCTCAGGATCAGGTGGCCTGCCAGGGCGTGGGGGAGCTTACGACGCTCCTTGATATCGACGTGCTCGTGCCTCAGGCCCACCTCCGCCATGCGGTCGTCCAGGCTCGTGACCTGGCAGGAGAAGGCCGGGGTGCACTTGCCGACGTCGTGGACGCCGGTGGTCCAGGAGGCCAGGAGGCAGAACTCGTCCACCGGGGCCAGCCCTGAGGCTGAGTCGGCGAACTCGCGCTCAATGAGGTCCTGGACGGTGGGCGCCAGCCAGTGCTCGGCGAGGTGCCCGGCGAGAGTGGCGGAGTCGAGCAGGTGCAGCCAGAGCGGGAGCCAGCGCCTGCTCTCGGGGTCGTAGCCGGACTTGGCCCACACGCGCTGGGCGCGAGCTGACAGTTCCATAGGGACGGGGGTTCCTTCCGTGGGGGCTGGCCCAGGCTATCGCGCCAGTCACAGCAACACGCCCTGAGGTGCCCGTTGAGATCAAACTGTTATCAACAGTGTTCCGTGCTGACGAGATAGCCATGGTTCGTGGTGGAGGCTCATGGTGCGGCTTCGGCTCCTGGACGCGGCGTCATGACTTGGGGGTGGGCCGGAAAGCGGCTAGCCTGGGTGTTGGTGCAGTGGCAGCTGCACCAACACCCAGACAGCGACGGTCTTCTCGAACTAGAAGAAAGCGGAGATAATGATAGCTACGCTCTTCAAGCAGCTTGCAAGAAGACGAAGCACTTCGAGGAGCTGTGAATCATGGTTCTTGTTCTTCTTGGTGGGTGCCACCTTTGATGTCACCCGGGTCACCTCCTTCTTCTGATCGAGTCGGGTACTGTCGGGGCTGAATGTGTGTGGGTTAGCCGTGGCATGAGCTATGCTAGCACGCATGGAGCCGTGGCGGTACGGACTCTGCGTGAGCAGAGATGACCCCGTGTGGTGGTTAGCCGTCGCGTTGGCCCCGCGTGAGCGGGGAGCTAGTGGGTGCCCGGGCGTACCAGCCGGGGGTGTCCACGCAGGTCAGGGGGCCTCCGTCGCCGGGTGGTGACGGAGGCCCCCTGGACGAGGAGGACATGAGCCCCCTCTGTACGGACGTCAAAGACTATGGTCTTCATCTCAGTAAGTTGAGGATCCCTGGTCCGGCCTCACCGCCTGGCTGAGTACCCCCGGCGGGCGGTGTCCAGGGCCGCGGGCAGGACGTCGAGCAGCCGCTCGACGTCGTCGGCGGTGGTGGACCAGCCCATGGAGCAGCGCAGCGTCGAGCGTGCCGGGCCCTCGCCCAGGCCCATGGCCTCCAGCACGTGGCTGGGCCGGATGACGCCCGCGTGGCAGGCGGAACCGGCTGAGACGTCCACGCCGCCCATGTCCAGGGCCATGAGCAGGGCCTCGGTGTCCACCTCCTCGAACCACAGGTGCGCCGTGGTGGGCAGGTGGGGGGCGTCGGCCGGGAGCGTGGCGTGTACCCCCTCCAGGGCGCAGGCCCCCTGCAGGAGCCTGCTGCGCAGCACCTCCAGCCTGCGTGACTCCTCAACCTGCTCGGCCACCGCCAGCTCCACGGCCAGCGCCAGGGCCCGTGCCCCGACGACGTCCTGCGTGCCCGAGCGGATCCCCCGCTCCTGGCGGCCCCCGCCCGTGGCCGTCACCAGTGTCAGGTTACGCCGGGCCACCAGCGCCCCGGTTCCCACGGGCGCCCCGATCTTGTGGCCGGTGACGCTCATGGCGTCCAGACCCCAGGCGCCAAAGCGCACCGGCACCTTGCCCAGGGCGGCGACGGCGTCACAGTGCACGGGGACGTAGCCGGGGTCCGTGGGGCGACGCGCCCCGGTGGCCTCCCGGACGACCCGGACGAGTCCGCCGACGTCCTGCAGGACGCCGGTCTCGTTATTGGCCGCCATGACCGACACCAGGGCCGCAGACGGACGGTTCCCACCAGGGGACACCGCCTCGGCCAGGGAGCCGGGCAGCACCCGGCCAGCGGCGTCGACCGCCAGCAGGTCCAGCTCCGCCCCCAGGTGGGCGACGGCGGTGCGGGCGGAGTCCAGGACGGCCGGGTGCTCGGTAGGGGAGACGACGAGCCGGGGGGTGCAGTCCCCGGCACCGCTGCCCGTGGGCACCCGCCTCTTCCCCGTACCCGGCGCGTGGTGGTCCTCGTGACGGGTTCCAGGCGCTCGGCTGCCGGCTGCCGTGTGCGTGACGGTCCTGCGCGTCCCCTGGGCCCGCGCCGCCAGGACCCGCCCGGAGACGACCAGCGCGTCGGCCTCGGTGCCGCCGCTGGTCAGCAGCACCTCGTGGGGGTCCACCTCCAGGGCGGTGGCCAGGCGCGCCCGGGCCCGGGCCAGCGCCGCCCCTACGCGCCGCCCCGAGGCGTGCGTGGCCGCCGGGTTGGCCCAGCCGCCCAGGTTGTCGGCGAGGTCGGCCGCCACCTGCTGGGCGACCTCCGGCCGGAGCGGGGACGTGGCTGCGTGGTCCAGGTAGGTGCGCACAGGGCGGATCGTAGCCGCGGTGGCAGGATGGGTGTATGCCCTACCTCGCGCTCTCCCGCTCCGCCACCGACCGCGACGCCGGTCGGCGCGGTGAGCCGTACCTCCTGGACCACCTGGCCGCGGACCCGGCCACCCGGGTGGTCCTCGTCGATGCGCGCGGGCGCGTGGCCGTCCAGGCGGGACCGGTGCCCCTGGGTGCCGACCTGCCCCAGGACGGGCTCACGCCCCCGGACGCCCTGCTCCCGGCCCCCGCGACGTCGGAGCGTGTACGCCTGGCGCCCCTGGTCGCCGCCGACCTGGGCGACCTCCTGAAGGCGGAGGACCTGACCGCGCTCTACCTGGGGCGTGAGCCCGACGACGGCGCCCCACCGGCGCCCCAGGTCCCCGGGCCCGCCCCGCGGGGTGCCAGCCAGCCGAGGCAGGACTCGGGGGCCGCCCTGAGGCAGCGCGTCTCGGACCAGCCGGTCCCGGACCCACAGGGTGCCAGCCAGCTGGCCCCGGAGCAACCCGCACCCGGGCCGGGGAGGACGTCCTGGGTGGGCGTCGTCCTGCCCGGGGGCGCGGACCGGCAGGACCGGCAGGACGAGGGGGGACGCGCCGACCTGGACGGGCTCCTGTCCCGCTACCCCCTGGCGGCCCTGCGCGCGGTGGGCGCGGACATGGACGCCCACGACGCGGGCCTGGCCACCACGGCGGTGGCCCTGGCCGCCTGGCACCACCGCTCCCGCTACTGCCCGGCCTGCGGGACCCCCACCCGGGTCGTCCAGGCCGGGTGGGCGCGGCGCTGCCCGGGCTGCGCCGCCACGCACTTCCCCCGCACCGACCCGGCCGTCATTATGGCCGTCACCGACGACGCCGACCGCCTCCTGCTGGTTCACGGGGCCACCTGGGAGGCGCGCAGGTACTCCGTGGTCGCCGGGTTTGTCGAGGCGGGGGAGGACGCCGAGGCGGCCGTGGCCCGGGAGGTCTGGGAGGAGACGGGGCTGCGGGTAGGGCGTGTGGAGCAGGTGGCCACCCAGCCCTGGCCCTTCCCCCGCTCCCTCATGCTGGGCTACCGGGCCCGCCTGGTCCCCGGTCAGGGCCTGCCCCGGCCCGACGGCGTCGAGGTCACCGGCGCCCGCCTGCTCACCCGGGCCCAGCTCGCCGAGGCGGTGGCCCGCAGGGAGGTGGTCCTGCCGGGACGCACCTCGATCGCCCGCGTCCTCATTGACGACTGGTACGACCAGCCCGAACGCCCCTGACGCCAGAGGTGCCGGGTCAGGCCGCCCCGCCGACCTCGGGCCTGCGCGCGCGTCCCTGACGCCAGAGGCGCCGGAGTACCAGGGGGCGGGGTGCCGGGGACCGGCCGAGAAGGGCGTCAGGGTCCTGCAGGGGGCGGGAGGGCGGGCAGGCGTGGCACCCTTGGACCTAATGAGCCAGCCTCCGACATCCTCACCGCCGCCACCCGCCCCAGCACCGCGGTCCGCCCCGCCGTCACCCGCGCCGTCCGCCCCGCCGTCACCCGCGCCGCCGTCTTTTGCCACGCCGGCTGCCAGATGGGACGCCCAGGCGCTCCTGGAGGCCCTCGACTCCGACCAGCGGCAGGTCGCCGAGCACCTGGAGGGCCCCCTGTGCGTCCTGGCCGGTGCCGGGACCGGTAAGACCCGGGCCATCACCTACCGGATCGCCTACGGGGTGGCCGTGGGCGCCTACCAGCCCACCCAGGTCCTGGCCGTGACCTTCACCGCCCGGGCCGCCGGTGAGATGCGCTCGCGCCTGGCCGACCTGGGCGTCCCCGGGGTGCAGGCCCGCACCTTCCACTCCGCCGCCCTGCGCCAGCTCACCTACTTCTGGCCCACCGCCATCGGGGGTCGCCGTCCCGAGATCCAGTCCCACAAGGCCCCCCTCGTGGGCGCGGCCGCCCGCCGCCTGGGCGTGTCCACCGACCGGGCCCTCATTCGCGACCTGGCCGCCGAGGTCGAGTGGGCCAAGGTCACCATGACCCTGCCCGAGGACTACGTCCAGGTGTCCGCAGCCGCGGGCCGCACCGGGGTGGCCGGGATGGAGCCCGCCGCCGTGGCCCAGGTCCTGGTCGCCTACGAGGAGGCCAAGAGCGAGCGCGGCGTCATTGACTTCGAGGACGTCCTGCTCCTGACGGTCGGTATCCTGTTGGACCGCGAGGACGTCGCCGCCCAGGTGCGTGGCCAGTACAAGCACTTCGTGGTCGACGAGTACCAGGACGTCTCCCCCCTCCAGCAGCGGCTGCTGGACCTGTGGCTGGGACGGCGGCGCCAGCTGTGCGTGGTGGGGGACGTCTCCCAGACCATCTACTCCTTCACCGGGGCCACCCCCGACTTCCTCACCGGCTTCGCCTCCCGCTACGCCGGCGCCCGCACGGTACGCCTGAGCCGCGACTACCGCTCCACCCCCCAGGTGGTCTCCCTGGCCAACCAGGTCCTGGCGCGCTCACGCCGGGGCGGGGTGCTGCGTCTGCCCGCCGGCGCCGTCGAGCTCGTGGCCCAGCGTCCCGCCGGGCCCGCCGTGCGCTACCAGGCCTATGACGACGACGTCGCCGAGGCCCAGGGCGTGGTGGCCCAGGTGCGGCGACTGCGCTCCAGCGGCGTGCCACTGAGCGAGATCGCCGTCCTGTACCGCACCAACTCCCAGTCCGAGGCCATTGAGCAGGCCCTGTCCCGTGCCGGGATCGGCTACCTGGTACGCGGGGGCGAGCGCTTCTTTGAGCGCGAGGAGGTCAAGCGCGCCATGGTGGTGCTCCGGGCCGCGGCCCGCACCGAGCGGGCCACCCTGACCGGGGACCTGGGGGACGACGTGCGCACCTTCCTGGCCCGGGAGGGCTGGCACGCCGAGCCGCCCGCCGCCCAGGGGGCCGTGCGTGAGCGCTGGGAGTCCCTGGCCGCCATTGTCGAGCTCGCTGACCAGATGGCCGAGCGCCGGGGCTCCGACCTGGACGCCCTGGTGACTGAGCTCACTGAGCGGGCCTCCGCTCAGAACGCCCCCACGGTGGCGGGTGTCACCCTGGCCTCCCTGCACGCCTCCAAGGGCCTGGAGTGGGACGCCGTCCTGCTGGTAGGGGCCTGCGAGGGGCTGCTGCCCATATCCCTGGCCGAGGGGGCCGACGCCGTCGAGGAGGAGCGCCGCCTGCTCTACGTGGGCGTCACCCGCGCCCGCCAGCACCTGGTCATCTCCTACGCCCGGGCCCGCACCCCGGGTGGGCGGGCCTCCCGCCAGCCCTCCCGCTTCCTGGACGGCATCTGGCCCGCGCCCGCCAGCAGGTCCCGTGGTCGTGGTACCGCCGGGGCGGGCTCCAGGGGCCGTGCCAGGCAGGCCGCCGTGGACTTCGAGGCCGAGAACGACCCGGCCACCGTGGCCTTGTTCGAGGAGCTGCGGGCCTGGCGGGCAGGCGTGGCCAAGGAGCGGTCCAGGCCCGCCTTCACCGTCTTCTCCGACTCCACCCTGCGCCTGATCGCGATTATGCGGCCCACGACGCTGCCCCACCTGGCCGCGGTCAAGGGCGTCGGCGCGGTCAAGCTCCAGGAGTACGGCCCGGCTGTGCTGAAGGTGCTCCGGGAGCATCCGGCCCAGGACTGAGAGCTGGCCCCGTCGGGGGCACCGCGTCGGGGGCATCGGATACCGTGCCGGGGGCGTCGGGCGGTGCGCTGGCGGTGCCGGGCGCCGTGCCTGGGGCCTCGGCCTCCTGGTCCCCCGGCTGCGCGGGCGCCGGGTCGGGGGCCTCGGAGGGCGGGGCCTCGGTGACCTGGCTGCACACGCACTCGGGGTGCGGGTCCCACAGGCGCTCCAGCCCCACCGGGTCCAGGGCGCTGAGCTCCACGCTGCGCCCCAGCCAGATGGGTCCCCGGCCGGTCAGGGCGTCAGTGGCCGCCCGCACCGCCAGCGCCGCCGCCTGCTGGCTCAGGAGGGACTCCATGACGGGGGCGGGCAGCGTCCGCAGCTGGGTGGCCAGGTTGGGCCAGTCGGGATCGGCCTCGCGCTCCCACAGACCCAGGCAGGTCACGCACAGGCTGGCCTGCGGCCCCAGGAGCGGCCCTACCCGCACGGCGGTCTCGCCGCAGGTCACGGGCAGGTGCGCCAGCTGGCTGAGCCGACGGGCCCGCAACGGGTCAATGACCTGCCCCTCCACGGTCAGGACCAGGTCGGGCAGGCGCCGCGGCGTCGTCGTCCTGACCCCCAGGTCCTCCAGCTCCTTGACCAGGTCCTGGGCGGTAGGGTCCCTCAGGAGGACGGTGCCCACCGCGCAGCGGGCCAGGAGGCGGGCAATGGGCCCGGTCAGGCCGCCGTTGCCCACCAGGGCCACGACGCCGCGGCGCAGCGCCCGGGTCCGCTCCTGGGGCAGGTCCGCGACGCGCTCCCAGTAGACCTCGTCCTGGGCGGTGGGCAGGTGGCCGGGGACCAGCGCCCCGACCTGTCGCAGGCGCCCCAGGACGCTGCGGGCCTGGGCGGTGGTCAGCCCCGCGGCCCGGGCGTCGGCGCGCACGCTCTCGGGGCTGATGAACTCCGGCAGGGAGCTGAGGAAACGCTGCTCCCGGGCGCTCAGGCCGCAGACCACGGTACCTCGTGAGGAGCCGACCTGGATGGTGTCCGGACTACGCCACAACACGGGCGCACCACCACGATAGTGCATTGTCTACACCCTCTCGATCATGCTTGACAGTTTTACCTTGTATCAAGGGTGTCACACATGAGGAGATTCTGCTGGGTTTTCAGCCGTGTCGGCAGGATGTCTGAAGGTCGGCTCGCAGACGTGTCATGCCCTGCTCTACTGGCCTGTGCCGTGTCCCGCCTACTGGGACTCGCAGGTAGGCAGGTCGCTCGTGCTACCGCTGGCAATCCCTTTCAGGGCGGTGACCGCCTCGTGGAGGGTGGACACCGAGACCACCTCCAGGCCCGCGGGGACGTGCCCGACCACCTCCGGGCAGTTGGCGGCCGGGGCCAGGAAGTAGCGCGAGCCCGCCCGCCGGGCGCCGGCCATCTTCTGGGCGATCCCGCCGATCGGCCCCACCGTGCCGTCGATCGCGATGGTGCCGGTGCCCGCCACGTCCTGCCCCCCGGTCAGGGAGCCGGGGGTGACCTCGTCCACGATCCCCAGGGCGAACATCATGCCGGCGCTCGGGCCGCCCACGTCCGCCAGCCCGAAGCTGACCTCCACCCCGGAGTCCGCCCTGGCGGACAGGTAGACGCCCAGGAGCGAGCCCTGGCGGTCCGAGCCCTGCGGCGGCGCCAGGGTGGTCACGGTAGCGGTGGTCTCAGCCCCGTCCCGGCGCAGCCCCAGGGTGACCTCCGTGCCCGGGGCCAGGGAGGACATGAGCGTACGCAGGTCGGTGTAGGTGGTGATGGTGGTGGTCGCCGCGCCCGACGGCGTGACCGAGACCAGCACGTCACCGGCCTTGAGCCCGCTGTCGGCCTGCTCCTGGGCCACCCCCGAGATCGTCAGCGTCATGGTCGTGGCCAGGCCCGTCTCCATGAGGGCGGCGACCACCGCGGCGTCCTGGGAGCCGGTCATCTGGGCCTGGTTGGCCTGGTCCACCTGCTCCTGGCTGAGGTTGGAGGGGCAGACCGACTCCCGGTCCAGGATCTCCTCCTCGTCGTCGAGCCACGCGCCCACCAGGTCCACGAGGTGGACGGGGTAGCCGGGGCAGCCGCTGACCGAGACCGTGGTCATGCGCAGGGCGCCGTCGGCCTGGTAGGTCGGTGCGCCGGAGACGGTCAGGACGTCGGCGGAGCCCTCACCGCCGGCGGCCAGGACGTTCCAGGTCGGGCCGGGGGCCTCAATGACCACGTTGACCGGGATGGTGACGCTGGCTACCACCAGGAGGGTCACCGCAATGAGTGCGACCGCAATGACCGGCCCCCGACGCCGTCGGCTCCGGGGGGCGGTCCCGTCTTGACCCGTCTCCTGCGCCGGCAGGGGCGAGGGGGGCTGCGGGCCGGGGGGAGGGCAGGTGT
Protein-coding regions in this window:
- a CDS encoding CRISPR-associated helicase/endonuclease Cas3, yielding MELSARAQRVWAKSGYDPESRRWLPLWLHLLDSATLAGHLAEHWLAPTVQDLIEREFADSASGLAPVDEFCLLASWTTGVHDVGKCTPAFSCQVTSLDDRMAEVGLRHEHVDIKERRKLPHALAGHLILRSWLTGEHGWAPGAAQALASVVGAHHGIPPTRAALTNDLSGHEHLLGDEAWATTQRELLELVTARTGAGPLLPGWGRHRWSQPFLVELSGLVIVADWLASTEAYFPLLPLDDDGLDHLSPDAHAERVATGRSRLEIPAPWHPRDEGADPDVLLTQRFELPGGARATDVQARTLEAARTMELPGMLIVEESTGGGKTEAALMAAEVLAARTGRAGVLFALPTQATTDAMFSRELSWLERIEEAYAAGGAPSDFAVQLVHGRARLNEEARVLRRRGYEIRDRLLGALGGQADSVPRPAGIGWDEEEARTSRTASTKRRRRADLAILAWFNGRKKTMLADFVVTTVDHLLFEAMRAPHLAMRHLGLSRKVVVVDEVHSYSTYMNVYLDRALTWLASYGVPVVLLSATLSEARCTALVDAYRRGLRLAAGEQVPRTPTPQALRTPFPCLVTAGRERTEVTATSASGRRSTVHLRRLTKDALVPLLTEALADGGCALVVRNTVRRAQETYELLRETFGEDVGLNHARFTIGDRLAKDADLLRRFGPPRSRPDRPHRAVVVATQVVEQSLDVDFDLLVSDLAPIDLVLQRMGRLHRHNRPRPPRLATPTCYIDYLPSTTSDDPAVEPGAKAIYGEQDMLMSAAALDRVLDGLGVVTVPDDVHDLIEAVYGADAPVPPKWRETVSQAREAYEKERSDKFKSAQGFLLDEPKKSGRSTSLVGWLHTTASDNEEKGRAQVRDGEDSLEVILLDLHRDGGQEEPRTLPCRPGGTVHIIPTDRVPDPKVVRAMALSAVRLPASLSNARVIDQVIDELERWVVPAWQDEPQLRGQLFLVLEDGRAHLGGKTLEYSPTTGLKEISPQ
- the casB gene encoding type I-E CRISPR-associated protein Cse2/CasB yields the protein MSQRVSGKNGLQSRYLHNEAQAREQMAALRGAVTREPGEVPATWALTQVRVPDDAGDAPTREEIAVHTAMTLYAVHQQSRTDPMFHPGKGLGHASRELIGPPDQENPSARKRFNALVTSTTITELRHHLRDLVSLLRARGITLDHAMLADDIVRFQRPGGAKEVRLVWARQYHFMSTADGADSASRTDRTTTPESEN
- the casA gene encoding type I-E CRISPR-associated protein Cse1/CasA; translation: MTMETPSFNLLDEPWIRVTRLNGTPDEVSLLTVFREAADIAGIHGEIASQDVAILRLLLAVCHRVMDGPEDLETWEEYWDAPGTLGRVAVAYLEDYRDRFDLRHPEHPFFQVAGIHAASGKTSSLESLIADVPNGDPFFTTRIAQGLESVSWSEAARWLVHVHAFDPSGIRTGAAGDPKVKGGKGYPIGPGWTGQIGVVSVTGQDLERTLLLNTVVCEVADGLDVDPATDLPPWECEPDTPAGSLTLEPTGPVSCYTWQTRRVLLHGDTRVTSLFLGNGDKATPQNRYLVEPMTAWRYSEPQTKKLKATVYMPRKLPTDRAFWRGLSTLVAQLSPRVTVKGAGEVPRYRSPGVISFYQELMLQGIVPLSGLIPVHAVGMEYGAQEAVVSELVDDALSLPAGLLDPSSTRLVGVVHDAMEETERAASALRNLAANLDRACGGSPDTATAARGRAGAAFYQVIDERFPTWLASLDEADPAEARDEWRALLRSEAWRQQKALTSAVPDTAFAGRGEGKGRMDVGRALTYFRIALKKAIPPAKSQDAPVEDGERTSA
- a CDS encoding cysteine desulfurase family protein, producing MRTYLDHAATSPLRPEVAQQVAADLADNLGGWANPAATHASGRRVGAALARARARLATALEVDPHEVLLTSGGTEADALVVSGRVLAARAQGTRRTVTHTAAGSRAPGTRHEDHHAPGTGKRRVPTGSGAGDCTPRLVVSPTEHPAVLDSARTAVAHLGAELDLLAVDAAGRVLPGSLAEAVSPGGNRPSAALVSVMAANNETGVLQDVGGLVRVVREATGARRPTDPGYVPVHCDAVAALGKVPVRFGAWGLDAMSVTGHKIGAPVGTGALVARRNLTLVTATGGGRQERGIRSGTQDVVGARALALAVELAVAEQVEESRRLEVLRSRLLQGACALEGVHATLPADAPHLPTTAHLWFEEVDTEALLMALDMGGVDVSAGSACHAGVIRPSHVLEAMGLGEGPARSTLRCSMGWSTTADDVERLLDVLPAALDTARRGYSARR